GACGCTGACGAGTGGCGCTCGCTCTGCAGCGTCATGGGCCGCGAGGACCTCGCCCTGCGCGCTGACCTCGCGTCCATGGAGGGCCGCAGGGCCGCCCATGACGAGATCGATGCCTCCATCCGGGCATGGTGCGCCGACCTCGACCACCGCGAAGCGGCCAGGCGGCTCCAGGCCGCGGGCGTGGCCGCTGGGCCTGTGCTGGCCAACTGGGAGGTCGTGACGGACCCGCACCTGCACCAGCGCGGCTATCTCGTACACATCGAGCACCCGGACGCCGGCGTGCTACCCTATCCCGGCTTTGGCTGGAAGCTGTCGCGCACACCGGCGCGGGTCCGCCGCCACGCGCCCATGTTCGCGGAGCACACTCGGGAGGTGCTGGGACAACTCCTGGGCATGTCAGAGGCGGAGGTGCAGCGCCTGTACGAAGTCAATGCCACCGCGGACGAGCCCCAGTACCCGGAAGGCAGCATAGCCGCCGGGATATAGCGACCGACGTCAACCGGCCAGGAGGAAGCGCATGACCATCCAAACGACGGGATATCAGGAGAAGACGATCGAGGCGCGCGGCTTGCGCTTCCATTACCTCGAATGGGGCCGGCCTACCTCACCGCCGATGATCGTGCTCCACGGCCTCACGGGGCTGGCGCGGATGTGGGACGTCTTCTGTGACGCCTTCCAGGACGAGTATCGCGTCTTCGCCCTCGACCAGCGCGGGCACGGAGACACGCAGTGGCCGGACCCGCCCTCCTACGCCGGCGACGACTACGTGGAGGACGTGCGCGCCCTTGCGGACCTCTGGGGCCTCGACCGTTTCGTGCTCATCGGCCTTTCGATGGGGGCTCACAACACCCTCGGCTTCGCCTCCAAGTACCCGGACCGCGTGGTGAAGGCGGTGCCGATCGATATCCCGCCGGCGATGCAACGGCGCCAGGAAGGCCCGCCTTCCGGCGAACGTCGAGGCGTCGAGCAGCCAGCGCAGACCGAGTTCGATTCCGTCGAGGAGATGTTCCGGCAGGCACGCCAGCTAAACCAGATCGCCTCCGACGAGATGATCCGGCACAGAGTGACCAACAACGCTCGCCAACTCTCGAGCGGCAAGTGGACCTGGAAGTACAGCCCGGACGCTCCGCGGCTCTGGCGTCCCGAGGACCTGTGGGACCGCCTGCCGCGCATCACGGCGCCGACCCTAGTCGTCCGCGGAGGTGTGAGCAACGTGCTGACACAGGAGGTCGCGGAGAAGGAGGCGGCCGCGATCCCGAACGGCCGCCTGGTCGTAATCGAAGGCTCCGGGCACCCCGTGCCCATGGACCGCCCGAGGGAGCTCGAGGCGGAGGTCAGGGCGTTCTTGCGCGAGTAAGCCTGGCCCGCGTCGGCGTCCGGCCGCACCTGGCGGCGAGCGCAAGCCCGAGTAGGCCTTCGAGCAGCGGGCGGGCCGAAGAGCCGCAGTCCTGAAGACAATCC
This genomic stretch from Dehalococcoidia bacterium harbors:
- a CDS encoding CoA transferase, which gives rise to RRRTGKGQFIDISLNEGAAGFFCEAIMDYSLNGTVRQPMGSRSPVHAPQGVYPCFGEDSWLVLTVRDADEWRSLCSVMGREDLALRADLASMEGRRAAHDEIDASIRAWCADLDHREAARRLQAAGVAAGPVLANWEVVTDPHLHQRGYLVHIEHPDAGVLPYPGFGWKLSRTPARVRRHAPMFAEHTREVLGQLLGMSEAEVQRLYEVNATADEPQYPEGSIAAGI
- a CDS encoding alpha/beta hydrolase, with the translated sequence MTIQTTGYQEKTIEARGLRFHYLEWGRPTSPPMIVLHGLTGLARMWDVFCDAFQDEYRVFALDQRGHGDTQWPDPPSYAGDDYVEDVRALADLWGLDRFVLIGLSMGAHNTLGFASKYPDRVVKAVPIDIPPAMQRRQEGPPSGERRGVEQPAQTEFDSVEEMFRQARQLNQIASDEMIRHRVTNNARQLSSGKWTWKYSPDAPRLWRPEDLWDRLPRITAPTLVVRGGVSNVLTQEVAEKEAAAIPNGRLVVIEGSGHPVPMDRPRELEAEVRAFLRE